The following are encoded together in the Triticum dicoccoides isolate Atlit2015 ecotype Zavitan chromosome 6B, WEW_v2.0, whole genome shotgun sequence genome:
- the LOC119326123 gene encoding protein SLOW GREEN 1, chloroplastic-like has protein sequence MAFLAGAASIRSPFALVSSSRRRYDLPTAVKATTNSNSVPPHPIISSLRLAASAAVLLAATSPAIACTPSPPPPPALTVTVSPEDAIQDDSHPFEKLIVETAALSRFGGAEAARARLSAAGGGDQYARLLAAQTLFVDGKADEAIAAFEELAREDPGDYRPLFCQYVLYSVLGRAAESESMLERCQAIAGDKFSANLTMPIAATKEVEAGAEAEAESVTEKTETEAEGEKL, from the coding sequence atggccttcctcgccggcgcagcCTCCATCCGCAGCCCCTTCGCCCTCGTCTCCTCCTCCCGGCGCCGGTATGATCTACCCACGGCTGTGAAAGCCACCACCAATTCGAATTCGGTTCCCCCCCACCCCATCATCTCCTccctccgcctcgccgcctccgccgcggtcCTCCTCGCGGCTACCTCCCCGGCCATCGCGTGCACACCGTCCCCGCCTCCGCCTCCCGCGCTCACCGTCACGGTCTCACCCGAGGACGCCATCCAGGACGACTCCCACCCCTTCGAGAAGCTCATCGTCGAGACCGCCGCCCTCTCCCGTTTCGGCGGCGCGGAGGCCGCGCGGGCCCGCCTCTCTGCCGCCGGAGGCGGCGACCAATATGCCCGACTCCTCGCGGCGCAGACGCTCTTCGTGGACGGCAAGGCCGACGAGGCGATCGCCGCCTTCGAGGAGCTCGCGCGGGAGGACCCCGGCGACTACCGCCCCCTGTTCTGCCAGTACGTTCTGTACTCTGTTCTGGGCAGGGCGGCGGAGTCGGAGTCGATGCTCGAGCGCTGCCAGGCGATCGCCGGCGACAAATTCAGCGCCAATTTGACAATGCCGATCGCGGcgaccaaggaggtggaagccggagCAGAGGCAGAGGCAGAGTCCGTGACAGAGAAGACGGAAACAGAGGCGGAAGGGGAGAAACTGTGA
- the LOC119326122 gene encoding uncharacterized protein LOC119326122, with translation MRSMDYHMSRKPRDRQHNSCRSRVLVLLIVVVTNIATFLLFSDASYEVGNGSGKHDRSVPFWNSGNITDYALAASHDELVHLHNHLATANSLVETLLGLKATASDMAAARDEQEHVGGDGFWQWELTGELQLAVGPHKLPLGFTKNLGSDQLYPTVGQACHRFPDELERYMDYKPGGECPSDEQFAQRLMLKGCEPLPRRRCRPRRPAGYVEPTPLRASLWATPPDTSIVWDAYACKNYSCLVNRRKTKGSYDCKDCFDLLSGREKARWMRDDGALSYSIDTVLASKPNGTVCIGLDIGGGSGTFAARMQERGVTVVTTSMNFGGPFNSFIASRGLVPMHLSIAHRLPFFDGTLDIVHSMHVLSHWIPDAMLEFTLFDIYRVLRPGGLFWLDHFFCLGTQMNTTYVPMFNQIGFNKVRWNARQKLDQGIKRNEWYLSALLEKPMT, from the coding sequence ATGCGCAGCATGGACTACCACATGTCCAGGAAACCTAGAGATCGGCAGCACAACAGCTGCAGGTCCAGGGTACTGGTTCTACTTATCGTCGTCGTCACGAACATAGCCACTTTCCTCCTCTTCTCCGACGCCAGCTACGAAGTCGGCAATGGCTCCGGCAAGCACGACCGCAGCGTCCCCTTCTGGAACTCCGGTAACATCACGGACTACGCTCTGGCCGCGAGCCACGACGAGCTCGTGCACCTGCACAACCACCTCGCCACGGCAAACTCCCTTGTCGAGACGCTCCTGGGCCTAAAGGCCACTGCCAGCGACATGGCAGCCGCCAGGGATGAGCAGGAGCATGTGGGGGGCGACGGATTTTGGCAATGGGAGCTCACCGGCGAGCTCCAGCTGGCCGTCGGCCCCCACAAACTGCCATTAGGCTTCACGAAGAACCTCGGGTCCGATCAGCTGTACCCGACGGTGGGGCAAGCGTGCCACCGTTTCCCGGACGAGCTGGAGCGCTATATGGACTACAAGCCCGGTGGCGAGTGTCCGTCCGATGAACAGTTTGCGCAGCGGCTCATGCTCAAGGGCTGCGAGCCATTGCCACGACGGAGATGCCGGCCACGCCGCCCGGCAGGGTATGTCGAGCCCACACCACTGCGGGCGAGCCTGTGGGCCACGCCGCCAGACACCAGCATCGTGTGGGACGCGTACGCGTGTAAGAACTACTCCTGCCTTGTTAACCGTCGCAAGACCAAGGGTTCCTACGACTGCAAAGACTGCTTCGACCTGCTCAGCGGCCGGGAGAAGGCCCGGTGGATGCGCGACGACGGTGCACTCTCATACTCCATCGACACCGTGCTTGCGTCAAAGCCAAATGGCACAGTGTGCATCGGGCTCGACATTGGGGGTGGGTCAGGCACGTTCGCTGCGCGGATGCAGGAGCGTGGGGTGACCGTGGTGACCACGTCCATGAACTTCGGTGGCCCATTCAATAGCTTCATAGCTTCGCGGGGTCTTGTCCCCATGCACCTGagcatcgcgcaccggctaccgtTCTTTGACGGCACACTCGATATTGTGCATTCGATGCATGTGCTTAGCCACTGGATCCCCGATGCCATGCTCGAGTTCACCTTGTTCGACATTTACAGAGTGCTGAGGCCTGGAGGATTGTTCTGGCTCGACCACTTCTTCTGCCTCGGCACGCAAATGAACACAACATATGTGCCCATGTTCAATCAAATCGGTTTCAACAAGGTGCGGTGGAATGCCAGACAGAAGCTGGACCAAGGGATCAAGAGGAACGAGTGGTACCTCTCAGCGCTGCTCGAGAAGCCCATGACCTAG
- the LOC119321234 gene encoding uncharacterized protein LOC119321234: protein MDYDMSRKPRDQQRKSCRSRALVLLIVVATNTATFLLFSDASSAIGIRSGEHGRCITFWNSTKLSLRDINITEYALAASRDELLHLHDRLVTASSLVVTLLGINDTSSNMAAARDEQKHAAADGLWQPELTGELQLAVGPHKLPLGFTKNLGSDQLFPAVGQGCRLFPDELERYMNYKPGGECPSDEQFSQRLMLKGCEPLPRRRCRTRSPAGYAEPTPLPASLWSMPPDTSIMWDAYTCKNYSCLANRSKSKGFYDCKDCFDLRNGREKGRWMRDDGALSYSIDAVLATKPNGTVRIGLDIGGGSGTFAARMQERGVTVVTTSMNFDGPFNSFIASRGLVPMHLSIAHRLPFFDGTLDIVHSMHVLSHWIPDAMLEFALFDIYRVLRPGGLFWLDHFFCLGTQMNTTYVPMFNQIGFNKVRWNARRKLDRGIKMNEWYLSALLEKPTT from the coding sequence ATGGACTACGACATGTCCAGGAAACCTAGAGATCAGCAGCGCAAGAGCTGCAGGTCCAGGGCCCTGGTTCTACTTATCGTCGTCGCCACCAACACAGCCACCTTCCTCCTCTTCTCCGACGCCAGCTCCGCAATCGGCATTCGCTCCGGTGAGCACGGCCGGTGCATCACCTTCTGGAACTCGACTAAGCTGTCGCTCCGTGACATCAACATCACGGAGTATGCGCTGGCCGCTAGCCGCGACGAGCTCCTGCACCTGCACGACCGCCTCGTCACGGCAAGCTCCCTTGTCGTGACGCTCCTGGGCATAAACGACACTTCCAGCAACATGGCAGCCGCCAGGGACGAGCAGAAGCATGCGGCAGCCGACGGACTGTGgcagccggagctcaccggagagctCCAGCTGGCCGTCGGCCCCCACAAACTGCCATTAGGCTTCACGAAGAACCTGGGGTCCGATCAGCTGTTCCCGGCGGTGGGGCAAGGGTGCCGCCTTTTCCCGGACGAGCTGGAGCGCTATATGAACTACAAGCCCGGCGGCGAGTGTCCGTCTGACGAGCAGTTCTCACAGCGGCTCATGCTCAAGGGCTGTGAGCCACTGCCACGGCGTCGGTGCCGGACACGCAGCCCGGCAGGGTACGCCGAGCCCACTCCACTGCCGGCGAGCCTGTGGTCCATGCCGCCAGACACCAGCATCATGTGGGACGCGTACACGTGCAAGAACTACTCCTGCCTTGCTAATCGCAGCAAGAGCAAGGGATTCTACGACTGCAAAGACTGCTTCGACCTGCGCAACGGCCGGGAGAAGGGCCGGTGGATGCGCGACGACGGTGCACTCTCATACTCCATCGATGCCGTGCTTGCGACGAAGCCAAACGGCACAGTGCGCATCGGGCTCGACATTGGCGGCGGGTCAGGCACGTTCGCTGCACGGATGCAGGAGCGTGGGGTGACCGTGGTGACCACGTCCATGAACTTTGATGGCCCATTCAATAGCTTCATAGCTTCGCGGGGTCTTGTCCCCATGCACCTCagcatcgcgcaccggctaccgtTCTTCGACGGCACACTCGACATCGTGCACTCGATGCATGTGCTCAGCCACTGGATCCCTGATGCCATGCTCGAGTTCGCGTTGTTCGACATCTACAGAGTGCTGAGGCCTGGAGGATTGTTCTGGCTCGACCACTTCTTCTGCCTCGGCACGCAAATGAACACGACATATGTGCCCATGTTCAATCAAATTGGTTTCAACAAGGTGCGGTGGAATGCGAGACGGAAGCTGGACCGAGGGATCAAGATGAACGAGTGGTACCTCTCAGCGCTGCTCGAAAAGCCCACTACCTAG